In Halorhabdus tiamatea SARL4B, a genomic segment contains:
- a CDS encoding 2Fe-2S iron-sulfur cluster-binding protein → MVEVLGIALGVGFTLTAVLLHYAKGTGWEPAEDVSTTLLERRAAAVPETDFAEPMNRSIGGGGAAIPAGTADAEGELAGDAEEAETGFDPEAIPDEEVEHYEIEFGKEGETIEVANNETILEAGEDEDWDLPYSCRQGQCLSCSGHIADGPAEDFVKHSNNDTLSDEEMENGYCLTCTAHPTTDFTIETGETP, encoded by the coding sequence ATGGTCGAGGTACTGGGCATCGCTCTTGGGGTCGGATTCACGCTCACCGCGGTGCTACTACACTATGCGAAGGGCACAGGTTGGGAGCCTGCCGAAGACGTCTCCACCACGTTGCTGGAACGGCGTGCGGCCGCCGTTCCGGAGACTGACTTCGCGGAGCCGATGAACCGGTCGATCGGCGGCGGTGGTGCCGCGATTCCCGCCGGAACGGCCGACGCTGAGGGCGAACTTGCCGGCGACGCCGAGGAGGCTGAGACCGGATTCGATCCCGAGGCGATCCCCGACGAGGAGGTCGAACACTACGAAATCGAGTTCGGGAAGGAGGGCGAGACGATCGAGGTGGCCAACAACGAGACGATCCTGGAGGCCGGCGAGGACGAGGACTGGGACCTGCCCTATTCCTGTCGGCAGGGGCAGTGTCTGTCGTGTTCGGGTCACATCGCGGACGGGCCGGCCGAAGACTTCGTGAAGCACTCGAACAACGACACGCTGAGCGACGAGGAGATGGAGAACGGCTATTGCCTGACCTGTACGGCCCACCCGACGACGGACTTTACCATCGAGACCGGCGAGACGCCCTGA
- a CDS encoding ribbon-helix-helix domain-containing protein, with protein MSEAITNDDGEDDIATVNFKLTESFLERIDDTWQGRGFNSRSEFIRYTLRDAIEFPTFDRDELVALLEAEEDIQEGRTTSAEEARERFGTSDE; from the coding sequence ATGTCCGAAGCAATTACGAACGACGATGGCGAGGACGACATCGCCACGGTGAACTTCAAACTCACCGAGTCGTTCCTCGAACGGATAGACGACACGTGGCAGGGACGCGGATTCAACAGTCGGAGCGAGTTCATCCGGTACACGCTTCGAGACGCCATCGAGTTCCCGACGTTCGACCGCGACGAACTCGTCGCCCTGCTCGAAGCCGAGGAGGACATCCAGGAGGGACGGACGACGAGTGCCGAGGAAGCCCGCGAGCGGTTCGGCACGAGCGATGAGTGA
- a CDS encoding glycosyltransferase family 4 protein, which translates to MRVAFVSMRTARHRDTDGNRRLERLAHSLADRGHDVTVFCAAWWDDPADRREVDGVTFRAVTVAPARASFAARLPLLLARYRPDVIHARLYPLAGVFAASTGGTLGRAPLVIDYYGDEGLSDSRLLTQALSEAATVITPSELVRTRVREQGIPDERTTVIPDAIDFSLVSETEPAAETDVAFAHPLDDSANVESLLLALAELRDREWTATIIGDGPLRADYERQAADLRIDDRITFAGECSRAERLAIYRGAHTSVQTAYREHFARELLWALAAGCVGIVEYQAESSAHELIENHARSFHVTDPQELADAIVSAGDIERRTIDDAFESYDNDAILESYLDLYRRVQESHGLF; encoded by the coding sequence ATGCGGGTCGCCTTCGTCTCGATGCGAACCGCCCGTCATCGGGACACGGACGGGAATCGTCGGCTGGAACGGCTGGCTCACAGCCTCGCCGACCGCGGCCACGACGTGACCGTCTTCTGTGCGGCCTGGTGGGACGATCCGGCCGACCGCCGGGAGGTAGACGGCGTCACCTTCCGCGCGGTCACCGTCGCGCCCGCCCGGGCCTCCTTCGCGGCGCGACTCCCGCTCTTGCTCGCACGATATCGCCCGGACGTCATCCACGCCCGGCTGTATCCGCTCGCGGGCGTCTTCGCCGCCAGCACCGGCGGGACGCTCGGCCGCGCCCCGCTGGTGATCGACTATTACGGCGACGAGGGGCTTTCGGATTCTCGGCTCCTCACACAGGCGCTCTCCGAAGCGGCAACGGTGATAACTCCCTCAGAGCTCGTCCGGACTCGCGTCCGGGAGCAGGGCATTCCTGACGAGCGGACGACGGTGATTCCGGACGCGATCGACTTCTCGCTCGTTTCCGAGACCGAACCGGCCGCGGAGACCGATGTCGCCTTCGCCCACCCTCTCGACGACTCGGCCAACGTCGAGAGTCTGTTGCTCGCGCTCGCTGAATTGCGCGACCGCGAGTGGACGGCGACGATCATCGGCGACGGACCGCTTCGAGCCGACTACGAACGCCAGGCGGCTGACCTCCGGATCGACGACCGGATCACCTTCGCCGGTGAGTGCTCGCGGGCCGAGCGCCTCGCGATCTATCGTGGTGCCCACACCTCCGTCCAGACCGCCTATCGCGAACACTTCGCCCGCGAGTTGCTCTGGGCGCTCGCGGCGGGGTGCGTCGGCATCGTGGAATACCAGGCTGAATCGAGTGCCCACGAGTTGATCGAGAACCACGCGCGAAGCTTCCACGTGACCGATCCGCAGGAACTCGCCGACGCGATCGTCTCGGCGGGCGACATCGAGCGGCGGACGATCGACGACGCCTTCGAATCCTACGACAACGACGCGATCCTGGAGTCATATCTCGATCTCTATCGCCGGGTGCAGGAGTCTCACGGGTTGTTCTGA
- a CDS encoding Zn-ribbon domain-containing OB-fold protein produces MSDDEVRDDGYDDFMDALEDGEPYYVECANGHASLPPRRLCPECASEDLSEEPLAETGEILTYNVTHVPTPEFADDVPFVLGIAEFGDVRLTGQVRADSEDVEVGDTVTIGTDVSETDGERYIAFDLA; encoded by the coding sequence ATGAGTGACGACGAAGTCCGTGACGATGGGTACGACGACTTCATGGACGCCCTCGAGGACGGCGAGCCCTACTACGTCGAGTGCGCGAACGGGCACGCTTCCCTGCCGCCGCGGCGGCTCTGTCCCGAGTGCGCGAGCGAGGATTTGAGCGAGGAACCCCTCGCCGAGACCGGCGAAATCCTGACGTACAACGTCACCCACGTCCCGACGCCGGAGTTCGCCGACGACGTGCCCTTCGTGCTCGGGATCGCCGAGTTCGGCGACGTCCGCCTGACCGGCCAGGTGCGCGCCGACAGCGAGGACGTCGAGGTCGGCGACACCGTTACGATCGGCACCGACGTCAGCGAGACCGACGGCGAACGCTACATCGCGTTCGATCTCGCCTGA
- a CDS encoding thiolase domain-containing protein, producing the protein MSTPIVGVGMTKFGEMADRTGRDLFAEAGETAIEDAGIDRAEIDALYLGNFMGELSERQGHMGPLMAKMLGLDVPATRVESACASGGMAVRQGIHAIRAGSADVVLVGGVERMHNMGTTGATGGLSVAADDLWEIKHGITFPGAYALMAKRYFATHGGDREDLAEVAVKNHANASNNPLAQYQTEITVEKVLDAFPVADPLGLFDASPITDGAAAAILVSEGYAAEHDLDAPVAITGTGQGTDDLALQHRDSITWTPATADAAEEAYADAGIDADDIDFLEVHDCFTIAEVLALEGLGLYDEGEAIDAARKGETTADGELPVNLSGGLKAKGHPVGATGLAQISEMTKLFRGDHVNSDAVSDAEVGLTHNAGGTVASAVVHVLEVEQ; encoded by the coding sequence ATGTCCACACCGATCGTAGGGGTCGGAATGACGAAGTTCGGCGAAATGGCCGACCGGACGGGTCGGGATCTGTTCGCCGAAGCCGGCGAGACCGCTATCGAAGACGCCGGCATCGACCGCGCGGAGATCGACGCGCTCTATCTCGGGAATTTCATGGGCGAACTCTCCGAGCGCCAGGGCCACATGGGTCCGTTGATGGCCAAGATGCTGGGGCTCGACGTCCCCGCGACGCGCGTCGAAAGCGCCTGTGCCTCGGGCGGCATGGCCGTCCGGCAGGGGATCCATGCCATCCGTGCCGGCTCGGCCGACGTCGTCCTGGTCGGCGGCGTCGAACGGATGCACAACATGGGGACGACCGGCGCGACCGGCGGACTGTCGGTGGCTGCCGACGATCTCTGGGAGATCAAACACGGGATCACGTTCCCTGGCGCGTACGCCCTGATGGCGAAACGATACTTCGCGACCCACGGCGGCGACCGGGAAGATCTCGCCGAGGTCGCGGTCAAGAACCACGCTAACGCATCGAACAACCCGCTCGCACAATATCAGACTGAGATCACCGTCGAGAAGGTCCTCGACGCGTTCCCGGTCGCCGACCCACTGGGGCTGTTCGACGCGAGCCCGATCACCGACGGTGCGGCCGCGGCGATCCTCGTCAGCGAGGGGTACGCCGCCGAACACGACCTCGACGCGCCGGTGGCGATCACCGGGACCGGCCAGGGGACCGACGACCTCGCACTCCAGCACCGTGACTCGATCACCTGGACGCCCGCGACGGCCGACGCCGCCGAGGAAGCCTACGCCGACGCCGGCATCGACGCCGACGATATCGACTTCCTGGAGGTCCACGACTGCTTTACGATCGCCGAAGTCCTCGCCCTGGAGGGGTTGGGACTGTACGACGAAGGCGAAGCCATCGACGCCGCCCGCAAGGGCGAAACGACCGCCGACGGCGAGTTGCCAGTCAACCTCTCGGGCGGCCTCAAGGCCAAAGGCCATCCGGTCGGCGCGACCGGCCTCGCCCAGATCAGCGAGATGACCAAGCTGTTCCGCGGCGATCACGTCAACAGCGACGCCGTTTCCGACGCCGAAGTCGGACTGACCCACAATGCCGGTGGCACCGTGGCCTCTGCCGTTGTCCACGTCCTGGAGGTGGAACAATGA
- a CDS encoding NAD(P)-dependent glycerol-1-phosphate dehydrogenase: MFEKSTWIRLPRNVLVGHEVLEKTVDAVEELHLTGRPLIVTGEIPREVAGNAVRKQFEDRGHDPAEVLVEEASFAAVQRVIDAAEAADADYLIGVGGGKPIDITKMAADERGVGFVSVPTAASHDGIVSGRASVPEGTTRHSVAANPPVAVIADTGIIADAPWRLTTAGCADIISNYTAVKDWELARRLQDVTYSEYGGALSRMTAELLVDHAGSIKQGLEESAWIVVKALVSSGVAMSIAGTSRPASGAEHLFSHQLDRLAPDAALHGHQVGVGSIMVEYLHSGEHGEWRDIRDALAAIGAPTTAAELGIDEATVLEALTTAHEIRDRYTILGNGMSEPAAREAAEFTGVI; this comes from the coding sequence ATGTTCGAGAAGTCGACGTGGATCCGATTACCACGGAACGTCCTCGTCGGGCACGAGGTCCTCGAGAAGACTGTCGACGCGGTCGAGGAACTCCATCTGACGGGCAGGCCACTGATCGTGACCGGTGAGATTCCACGGGAAGTGGCCGGTAACGCCGTCCGCAAGCAGTTCGAGGACCGCGGCCACGACCCCGCGGAGGTCCTCGTCGAGGAGGCGAGTTTCGCGGCGGTCCAGCGCGTGATCGACGCGGCCGAGGCGGCCGACGCGGACTACCTGATCGGCGTCGGCGGCGGCAAGCCCATCGACATCACGAAGATGGCTGCCGACGAGCGCGGCGTGGGCTTCGTCTCGGTCCCGACGGCCGCGAGCCACGACGGTATCGTCAGCGGTCGCGCGTCGGTCCCCGAAGGAACCACGCGCCACAGCGTCGCCGCCAACCCGCCGGTCGCGGTCATCGCCGACACGGGCATCATCGCCGACGCACCCTGGCGACTCACGACGGCTGGGTGTGCGGACATCATCTCGAATTACACTGCCGTCAAGGACTGGGAACTCGCGCGTCGCCTGCAGGACGTCACCTATTCGGAGTACGGCGGCGCACTCTCGCGGATGACTGCCGAACTCCTCGTCGATCACGCGGGTTCGATCAAGCAGGGTCTCGAGGAGTCGGCCTGGATCGTCGTCAAGGCCCTCGTTTCCTCGGGTGTCGCCATGTCGATCGCCGGGACCTCCCGACCGGCGTCGGGTGCCGAACACCTCTTCTCGCACCAGCTCGATCGGCTGGCTCCGGACGCTGCGCTGCACGGCCACCAGGTCGGCGTCGGCTCGATCATGGTCGAGTACCTCCACAGTGGCGAGCATGGCGAGTGGCGCGACATTCGAGATGCCCTCGCGGCGATCGGCGCGCCGACGACCGCCGCCGAGCTCGGTATCGACGAGGCGACCGTGCTCGAGGCACTGACCACAGCTCACGAGATCCGCGACCGATATACGATCCTCGGCAACGGGATGAGTGAGCCGGCGGCCCGTGAGGCCGCCGAGTTCACCGGCGTCATCTGA
- the purH gene encoding bifunctional phosphoribosylaminoimidazolecarboxamide formyltransferase/IMP cyclohydrolase: protein MKVAGMASNRGRNLVNIADRSPGGAELSVVLTNDADAPVLEKAAERGIPTEVVEHEAGESRDAHEQRVLDALADYEFDLVALDGYMRILTETFLDAAPTTLNVHPALLPAFKGMNVHEDVLDAGVRMTGCTVHVIDETVDDGPIVTQEPVPVREGDSVEDLKERVLYEGEFKAYPRAIQWFAEDRVEIDWADGTVSVEGDDGGAYPERRLASDDRVQELRYGENPHQDAALYADRTCEEATVVDAPQLNEGAKGMGYNNYNDTDAALNLVKEFDDPACAVIKHTNPAGCAVADSISEAYADALATDPKSAFGGIVALNRECDAATAEQIIESFKEVVVAPGYTDDALDALFEKDNLRVLDVTNQYDPTEPLIEKPIVGGRLVQDRDLQAVTDEDLEVVTEREPTDEQLESMRFAWQTIKHVKSNAIVFAKGTETVGVGAGQVSRVDAVEIAKMKADSDAEGKDAEGAVMASDAFFPFPDGIDAADEAGIEAVIQPGGSVNDDDVIERADELDIAMVFTGSRAFRHD from the coding sequence ATGAAGGTAGCCGGAATGGCCTCGAACAGAGGTCGCAACCTCGTGAACATCGCCGACCGCTCGCCGGGTGGGGCCGAGCTGTCGGTCGTGCTGACGAACGACGCCGACGCACCCGTTCTGGAAAAAGCCGCCGAGCGCGGCATTCCGACCGAAGTCGTCGAACACGAGGCGGGCGAGTCACGTGACGCACACGAACAGCGCGTCCTCGATGCACTCGCCGACTACGAGTTCGATCTTGTTGCGCTCGATGGATACATGCGCATCCTGACGGAGACGTTCCTCGACGCCGCGCCGACGACGCTGAACGTCCATCCCGCGCTCCTGCCCGCATTTAAAGGGATGAACGTCCACGAGGACGTCCTCGATGCGGGGGTCAGAATGACGGGCTGTACCGTCCACGTCATAGACGAGACGGTCGATGACGGACCGATCGTCACCCAGGAACCGGTTCCCGTCCGCGAGGGCGACAGTGTCGAGGACCTCAAAGAGCGTGTTCTCTACGAGGGCGAGTTCAAAGCCTACCCACGGGCGATCCAGTGGTTCGCCGAGGACCGCGTCGAGATCGACTGGGCGGACGGAACGGTTTCAGTCGAAGGAGACGACGGTGGGGCCTACCCCGAACGCCGGCTCGCGAGCGACGACCGCGTCCAGGAGTTGCGCTATGGCGAGAACCCCCACCAAGACGCCGCGCTGTACGCAGACCGGACGTGCGAGGAAGCCACCGTCGTCGACGCCCCCCAACTGAACGAGGGCGCGAAGGGGATGGGCTACAACAACTACAACGACACCGACGCCGCACTCAATCTCGTCAAGGAGTTCGACGATCCCGCTTGCGCAGTCATCAAGCACACCAACCCGGCGGGCTGTGCGGTCGCCGACTCGATCAGCGAGGCCTACGCCGACGCCCTGGCGACCGACCCCAAGAGTGCCTTCGGCGGGATCGTCGCCCTGAATCGTGAGTGTGACGCCGCGACGGCAGAGCAAATCATCGAGTCGTTCAAGGAGGTCGTCGTCGCGCCGGGCTACACCGACGACGCGCTTGACGCCCTCTTCGAGAAGGACAATCTCCGCGTGTTGGATGTCACCAACCAGTACGATCCCACGGAACCCCTGATCGAGAAGCCGATCGTCGGCGGTCGATTGGTTCAGGATCGAGATCTCCAGGCCGTCACCGACGAGGATCTGGAGGTCGTGACCGAGCGAGAACCGACCGACGAGCAGCTCGAATCGATGCGCTTCGCCTGGCAGACCATCAAACACGTCAAGTCCAACGCGATCGTCTTCGCGAAGGGCACGGAGACCGTCGGCGTCGGTGCCGGGCAAGTCTCCCGTGTCGATGCAGTCGAGATCGCGAAGATGAAAGCCGACAGCGACGCCGAGGGGAAGGATGCCGAGGGGGCCGTGATGGCCAGCGACGCCTTCTTCCCGTTCCCGGACGGGATCGACGCGGCCGACGAGGCCGGTATCGAGGCCGTCATCCAGCCCGGCGGCAGCGTCAACGACGACGACGTGATCGAGCGGGCCGACGAACTCGACATCGCGATGGTGTTCACCGGCTCACGTGCGTTCCGGCACGACTGA
- a CDS encoding MATE family efflux transporter has translation MVDRDRLFELWGRAASLSWPVAVQHAFTTLMRTVDIVVAGLFAPAYVTAIGLADLYGQIPLRVGLSLGTGAIAMSSQDTGRGAKLTRNRGITQAVLIGFLIGLPMVAVGLVLSDAAIAILGAEREVVRLGGTYLALIFAAAPMRIVGLVGSRSLQGTGDTVTPMVVNGGASVLNALATVTLALGVGPAPRLGIVGIGLATLLARIAEAGVIVAAIASRWTELAFARPRSLSITGQLLRISAPNFAEGMSTSLANFPFNSLLLVFGTEVNAAFHIGRRIYQQVAGPVYRAINTVTSILVGQALGEGDAAEARYIGFAMAALSIVTMGVMGAALVAGAAPIAGVFTDDAATLGYAIPFTQVFGVSMVFFGVFFPFAGGLRGAGETRIPFYARAIGSFVFMLGLSALLSVGLGWGVTGIYVGLVANYACWAVVAVAGFLWSDWAEKAAGLMEERADVAE, from the coding sequence ATGGTCGACCGCGATCGACTGTTCGAACTCTGGGGGCGGGCCGCGTCGCTGTCCTGGCCCGTTGCTGTCCAGCACGCCTTCACCACGCTGATGCGGACGGTCGACATCGTGGTCGCCGGACTCTTCGCGCCGGCCTACGTCACCGCGATCGGATTGGCCGACCTCTACGGCCAGATCCCGCTTCGGGTCGGTCTCAGCCTCGGAACCGGGGCGATCGCCATGTCGAGCCAGGACACTGGCCGCGGGGCGAAGCTGACTCGCAACCGGGGGATCACCCAGGCCGTGCTCATCGGCTTCCTGATCGGGCTGCCGATGGTCGCGGTCGGGCTGGTGTTGTCGGACGCTGCGATCGCGATCCTCGGGGCGGAACGTGAGGTCGTCCGACTCGGGGGTACCTACCTCGCGTTGATCTTCGCCGCCGCGCCGATGCGGATCGTCGGTCTCGTGGGCTCACGATCGTTACAGGGGACGGGCGATACCGTGACGCCGATGGTTGTCAACGGCGGCGCGAGTGTGTTGAACGCCCTTGCGACAGTCACACTCGCGCTCGGCGTCGGTCCGGCACCCAGACTCGGCATCGTCGGCATCGGCCTCGCGACGCTGCTCGCCCGGATCGCCGAGGCGGGTGTCATCGTCGCTGCGATCGCGAGCCGGTGGACCGAACTCGCCTTTGCCCGTCCGCGGTCGCTTTCGATCACCGGCCAGTTATTGCGGATCAGCGCCCCCAACTTCGCCGAGGGGATGAGCACGTCGCTGGCGAACTTCCCCTTCAACTCCTTGTTGTTGGTCTTCGGGACGGAAGTCAATGCGGCCTTCCACATCGGCCGGCGGATCTACCAGCAGGTCGCCGGTCCGGTCTACCGGGCGATCAACACCGTCACCAGTATCCTGGTCGGCCAGGCGCTCGGCGAGGGTGACGCCGCCGAGGCGCGATACATCGGCTTCGCGATGGCGGCACTCAGTATCGTCACGATGGGCGTAATGGGGGCGGCGCTCGTGGCGGGAGCGGCTCCCATCGCCGGCGTGTTCACCGACGACGCCGCGACGCTGGGCTACGCGATACCCTTCACGCAGGTCTTTGGCGTCTCGATGGTGTTCTTCGGGGTCTTCTTCCCCTTCGCCGGCGGACTTCGTGGGGCCGGCGAGACCCGCATCCCGTTTTACGCGCGGGCGATCGGCTCGTTCGTCTTCATGCTCGGCCTCTCGGCACTACTGTCGGTCGGCCTCGGCTGGGGCGTGACTGGCATCTACGTCGGATTGGTTGCCAACTACGCCTGCTGGGCGGTCGTCGCCGTTGCCGGATTCCTCTGGAGCGACTGGGCCGAGAAGGCTGCCGGCCTGATGGAAGAACGGGCAGACGTGGCTGAGTGA
- the folP gene encoding dihydropteroate synthase: MHYHDAANFLFDLRRFDPRPGTEATRELLAALGDPHESLTAVQIAGSNGKGSTARMLEAVLREAGLDVGLYTSPHLDDVRERVRVNGRKISKAALVEFVEEVEPYATEKAAAGDSPTFFETLTAMAFWEFDRQDVDIAILEVGIGGRYDATSVVDPVASAVTSVTLEHTDLLGDTVAEIARDKAAVAPADAPLVTATTGDALAAIHDEVGAVVRVGDPDEDADLTVEHGGRDGIESSVTLSGQGLDVETRLPLLGEHQARNAGVAAALARQVGDVSEETLAAGLRRGHWPGRFEVLDREPLVVLDGAHNPGGCARVAETLETFEYDDLHLVVGAMCDKDHHGIAAALPEADHVTATHPDVDRAEDEQVVAHAFEAETDADIRTRSDVAGALADALEAADPDDAVLVSGSLYAVREARTRWTRPNVPKRVESIPDAEGVLETAHVTEAGTWRMRGKGVHRVLKTRVQPRQAQYLKEELLSLGGECAVSGLGDQDREHVDAVMMGTLAQFKRLAGKLDGQPYGLSPFADEIREALEIGVAPDERGYPWEDGTAVMGILNVTPDSFHDGGEHNAVEEAIGRAEEMIEAGVDIVDVGGESTRPGADPVPVEEERNRVIPVIERLASEDVTISIDTRKVPVAEAALEAGADILNDVTGLDDPAMAHLAAEHDVPIVVMHSIDTPVDPDHDVHYDDVVEDVIEELTERVLLAEKAGLDRSQILVDPGLGFGKTDAENFEVLDRLGEFEALGCPLLVGHSHKSMFGLIDRDADERYEPTIAATALAAERGADVIRVHDVAANVAAVDVVEAADDPGSFEE, translated from the coding sequence ATGCACTATCACGACGCCGCGAACTTTCTCTTCGATCTGCGGCGGTTCGACCCTCGACCGGGGACCGAAGCCACCCGTGAGTTGCTGGCCGCACTCGGCGATCCTCACGAGTCGCTGACGGCCGTCCAGATCGCCGGCTCGAACGGCAAAGGTTCGACCGCGCGAATGCTCGAAGCCGTGCTCAGAGAGGCTGGCCTCGACGTGGGGCTGTACACCTCGCCCCATCTCGACGACGTCCGCGAGCGCGTCCGGGTCAACGGACGCAAGATTTCGAAGGCGGCGCTCGTCGAATTCGTCGAGGAAGTCGAGCCCTACGCCACCGAGAAGGCCGCCGCCGGCGACTCGCCGACGTTCTTCGAGACGCTGACTGCCATGGCGTTCTGGGAGTTCGACCGCCAGGACGTCGATATCGCCATCCTCGAAGTGGGCATCGGCGGCCGCTACGACGCGACGAGCGTCGTCGATCCGGTCGCGAGCGCGGTCACGAGCGTGACGCTCGAACACACCGATCTCCTCGGCGATACTGTCGCCGAGATCGCCCGTGACAAGGCCGCCGTCGCCCCCGCGGACGCCCCGCTCGTGACGGCGACGACCGGCGACGCGCTGGCTGCCATCCACGACGAAGTCGGGGCCGTCGTTCGTGTCGGTGACCCGGACGAGGACGCTGACCTCACAGTCGAACACGGGGGACGCGACGGGATCGAGAGCTCGGTCACGCTGTCCGGACAGGGGTTGGACGTCGAGACGCGACTCCCGCTGCTGGGCGAGCATCAGGCACGCAACGCCGGGGTCGCCGCCGCGCTCGCTCGACAGGTCGGCGACGTCAGCGAGGAGACGCTCGCTGCCGGCCTCCGTCGCGGCCACTGGCCCGGTCGATTCGAGGTGCTCGATCGCGAGCCGCTGGTCGTCCTCGACGGGGCACACAACCCCGGCGGCTGTGCGCGGGTCGCCGAGACGCTGGAAACGTTCGAGTACGACGATCTCCACCTGGTCGTCGGCGCGATGTGTGACAAGGACCACCACGGCATCGCCGCCGCGCTGCCGGAAGCCGATCACGTCACCGCCACCCATCCCGACGTCGACCGCGCCGAGGACGAGCAGGTCGTCGCCCACGCCTTCGAGGCCGAGACGGACGCGGACATTCGGACGCGCTCGGACGTCGCCGGCGCGCTCGCCGATGCGCTCGAGGCGGCCGACCCGGACGACGCCGTACTCGTCTCGGGGTCGCTGTACGCCGTCCGGGAGGCCCGGACGCGCTGGACGCGGCCGAACGTTCCCAAGCGCGTCGAGTCGATCCCCGACGCCGAGGGGGTCCTCGAAACGGCCCACGTCACCGAGGCCGGCACCTGGCGGATGCGTGGCAAGGGCGTCCACCGCGTGCTCAAGACCCGCGTCCAGCCCAGACAGGCCCAGTATCTCAAAGAGGAGCTGCTCTCGCTCGGCGGGGAGTGTGCCGTCTCCGGCCTCGGGGATCAGGACCGCGAGCACGTCGACGCCGTCATGATGGGCACGCTCGCACAGTTCAAGCGCCTCGCCGGGAAACTCGACGGCCAGCCCTACGGCCTCTCGCCCTTCGCCGACGAGATCAGGGAGGCCCTCGAAATCGGCGTCGCGCCTGACGAGCGGGGCTACCCCTGGGAGGACGGCACCGCAGTCATGGGCATTCTGAACGTCACGCCCGACAGCTTCCACGACGGCGGCGAGCACAATGCCGTCGAGGAGGCGATCGGGCGCGCCGAGGAAATGATCGAAGCCGGCGTCGACATCGTCGACGTCGGCGGCGAGAGCACCCGCCCCGGGGCCGATCCGGTCCCCGTCGAGGAGGAACGCAATCGAGTGATTCCCGTGATCGAGCGCCTCGCAAGCGAGGACGTGACTATCTCGATCGACACGCGGAAGGTTCCCGTCGCCGAGGCTGCCCTGGAAGCCGGCGCGGACATCCTCAACGACGTCACCGGCCTCGACGACCCGGCGATGGCACACCTCGCCGCCGAGCACGACGTCCCCATCGTCGTCATGCACTCGATCGACACGCCGGTCGATCCAGACCACGACGTCCACTACGACGACGTCGTCGAGGACGTCATCGAGGAATTGACCGAGCGCGTCCTGCTCGCCGAGAAGGCCGGTCTGGATCGCTCTCAGATTCTCGTCGATCCCGGCCTGGGCTTCGGGAAAACCGACGCCGAGAACTTCGAAGTTCTGGATCGCCTGGGGGAGTTCGAGGCACTCGGCTGTCCGCTGCTGGTCGGCCACTCACACAAGTCGATGTTCGGGCTGATCGATCGAGATGCTGACGAACGATACGAGCCGACAATCGCCGCGACGGCGCTGGCGGCCGAGCGCGGCGCAGACGTGATCCGGGTCCACGACGTGGCCGCGAACGTCGCGGCGGTCGATGTCGTCGAGGCAGCCGACGATCCGGGTTCGTTCGAAGAGTGA